The following coding sequences lie in one Acropora palmata chromosome 3, jaAcrPala1.3, whole genome shotgun sequence genomic window:
- the LOC141877341 gene encoding uncharacterized protein LOC141877341 — MPPWVLRMLNSLIFDFFWKTKCELVTRAVVVQPPSLGGFSVVNVKLKVSSLLSQWVRRFAANPSGWTLLMTYWFLSCFGTSPSVVLARPHSFNRSILPAFYSSLLLAWRSLDGSFDNRLSSLVFASRDPHARRVVADLSSKIGYLFLLDENYAVPHCVEKFRPTFGALYWPSTWRQLHFANFDRSVLDFSWKVAHGVVLTAQRLISFGLHVSQHCFCGPVLESLSHLLFACPLAQSVLSWLQSLMFRYSPMSPVLLLRHVLFGFNLEELRLLPRVFVYILNVCKFCIWLARNDFRFRSLQPGAIPVIESVKARVKFHLTVFFKHQRTARGRRFFTRRWGANGVIASFAGGNLTFAL; from the coding sequence ATGCCTCCGTGGGTTTTGAGGATGCTTAActctttgatttttgactttttctggaAAACCAAATGCGAGCTGGTGACGCGTGCTGTAGTTGTTCAACCGCCTTCTCTTGGTGGGTTCTCTGTCGTTaatgtgaaattaaaagtgtcATCACTGCTTAGCCAATGGGTTAGGCGTTTTGCTGCGAACCCTTCAGGTTGGACTCTTCTAATGACCTACTGGTTCTTGTCCTGTTTCGGTACTTCTCCTTCTGTGGTCCTTGCACGACCACATAGCTTTAACCGTAGTATTCTTCCTGCGTTCTACTCTTCACTTTTGCTAGCCTGGCGCTCCCTTGATGGTTCCTTTGATAATAGGCTTTCTTCGCTAGTTTTCGCGTCCAGAGATCCTCATGCCCGCAGAGTCGTGGCTGATTTATCTTCAAAAATAGGAtatcttttcttgcttgatgAAAATTACGCTGTTCCTCAttgtgttgaaaaatttaggccTACCTTTGGCGCACTTTATTGGCCGTCCACTTGGCGTCAACttcattttgctaattttgacCGTTCAGTTTTGGACTTCTCTTGGAAGGTCGCTCATGGTGTTGTTTTGACTGCCCAGCGTCTTATATCCTTTGGCTTGCATGTGTCTCAGCACTGTTTTTGTGGTCCCGTTCTTGAGTCGCTAAGTCACCTCCTGTTTGCTTGCCCTCTTGCGCAGAGTGTACTGTCTTGGCTCCAGTCATTAATGTTTCGTTACTCTCCCATGTCCCCTGTTCTGTTGCTTCGCCATGTCCTTTTCGGGTTTAATCTTGAAGAACTTCGTCTTCTGCCtcgtgtttttgtgtacattttgaatgtgtgtaaattttgcatttggctTGCCAGAAATGACTTTCGCTTTCGTTCTCTCCAGCCCGGCGCCATACCAGTTATTGAGAGCGTTAAGGCGCGAGTTAAATTCCATTTAACCgtctttttcaaacatcaaaGGACTGCGCGCGGTCGTCGTTTCTTCACTCGTCGCTGGGGGGCAAATGGTGTCATTGCATCCTTTGCTGGTGGTAATCTAACTTTTGCCTTATAA
- the LOC141876227 gene encoding uncharacterized protein LOC141876227 isoform X1 has translation MAAVNLQEELIMAPFRWPEARHELALAKEVAQHSPEKPDEWNAVAKRLGKAFSTDSCSVELKGRGCREKMDRILTKYKEEDMKGLKRAP, from the exons atggcggccgtAAATTTGCAAGAAGAATTAAT AATGGCTCCATTTCGTTGGCCAGAAGCTCGACATGAATTGGCACTTGCTAAGGAAGTAGCTCAGCACAGCCCCGAGAAACCAGATGAATGGAACGCCGTAGCTAAGAGACTCGGCAAAGCATTTTCAACGGATTCGTGTTCTGTTGAGCTTAAGGGAAGAGGTTGCCGTGAAAAAATGGATCGGATTTTAACCAAATACAAAGAAGAAGACATGAAAGGTTTAAAGAG AGCGCCGTAG
- the LOC141876227 gene encoding uncharacterized protein LOC141876227 isoform X2: MAPFRWPEARHELALAKEVAQHSPEKPDEWNAVAKRLGKAFSTDSCSVELKGRGCREKMDRILTKYKEEDMKGLKRAP; this comes from the exons ATGGCTCCATTTCGTTGGCCAGAAGCTCGACATGAATTGGCACTTGCTAAGGAAGTAGCTCAGCACAGCCCCGAGAAACCAGATGAATGGAACGCCGTAGCTAAGAGACTCGGCAAAGCATTTTCAACGGATTCGTGTTCTGTTGAGCTTAAGGGAAGAGGTTGCCGTGAAAAAATGGATCGGATTTTAACCAAATACAAAGAAGAAGACATGAAAGGTTTAAAGAG AGCGCCGTAG
- the LOC141877325 gene encoding uncharacterized protein LOC141877325, with amino-acid sequence MICCWNSCFHYKTIKATPVLIFMDIPDVQCKAMFRFAKGDMKRLRDALQLPANYICSQGTIATGMEALMILLRRLAYPNRWCDLVPVFGRTVSELSLIFNKIMDDIYDRFHHLVDNLDLVWLDPEAFADAVYEKGAPLTGCWGFIDGTPRPIARPVRNQRIMYSGHKRTHCLKFQVCKKRKKANILD; translated from the exons ATGATTTGCTGCTGGAATTCATGTTTCCACTACAAAACGATAAAAGCTACCCCCGTATTAATCTTCATGGATATACCTGATGTTCAGTGCAAGGCCATGTTTAG ATTCGCAAAAGGAGATATGAAAAGACTCCGGGACGCGTTGCAACTGCCAGCCAATTACATTTGCAGTCAAGGGACTATTGCTACTGGGATGGAGGCATTGATGATTCTTTTAAGAAGACTGGCGTACCCCAATCGATGGTGTGATCTGGTGCCAGTTTTCGGGCGAACGGTATCAGAACTGAGCTTGATATTTAACAAG ATCATGGATGATATCTATGACAGATTTCACCACCTCGTAGATAATCTGGACCTGGTATGGCTTGATCCTGAAGCTTTTGCTGATGCTGTTTACGAAAAAGGAGCTCCGCTTACTGGGTGTTGGGGTTTTATTGATGGGACTCCCCGACCAATAGCCCGTCCTGTACGCAATCAACGAATTATGTACAGTGGTCATAAGAGGACACACTGCTTAAAATTCCAGGTATgtaaaaaacgaaagaaagcaaACATCCTTGACTAG